One region of Nitrospiraceae bacterium genomic DNA includes:
- a CDS encoding helix-turn-helix domain-containing protein, whose translation MALDLLERKTLMTLQEVSDLLRVSQSTVKKKSARGEIPSVKIGRARRFRPEDVYRYISANTRQSGGTHDAA comes from the coding sequence ATGGCACTCGATCTGCTCGAGCGGAAAACTTTGATGACATTGCAGGAAGTTTCGGACCTGCTGCGCGTGAGTCAGTCCACGGTCAAAAAGAAATCGGCCAGGGGCGAGATCCCGTCGGTGAAAATTGGACGGGCGCGACGGTTTCGTCCTGAAGATGTGTACCGCTATATCTCCGCCAATACGCGACAGAGTGGAGGCACCCATGACGCGGCATAG